Proteins encoded together in one Paracoccus sp. SMMA_5_TC window:
- the prfB gene encoding peptide chain release factor 2, which translates to MRAETQATIEAIRKSLKLLGQRMDWETAPHRLEEINAMIEAGDIWSDPARAQKLMRDRQMLADAIDTYRRIESELRDNAELIELGEAEGDAEVVSDAEAALRALAELAAQKELEALLNGEADGNDTFLEINAGAGGTESADWASMLARMYVRWAEKKGYTVELQSETPGEEAGIRSAAYKISGPNAYGWLKSESGVHRLVRISPYDSAARRHTSFSSVWVYPVVDDNIEIVIPDNEIRIDTYRSSGAGGQHVNTTDSAVRITHLPTGIVVTSSEKSQHQNRANAMAALKARLYQMELDKRNAEINAQHAAKGEAGWGNQIRSYVLHPYQMVKDLRTGHETSDTQGVLDGDLDAFMAATLAMDVAGKSRAEAQAED; encoded by the coding sequence ATGCGCGCCGAAACTCAAGCCACCATCGAGGCGATCCGCAAGTCGCTGAAGCTTCTGGGCCAGCGCATGGATTGGGAAACCGCCCCCCACCGGCTCGAGGAGATCAACGCCATGATCGAGGCGGGCGACATCTGGTCAGACCCGGCCCGGGCGCAAAAGCTGATGCGGGATCGCCAGATGTTGGCCGATGCCATCGACACCTATCGCCGCATTGAATCCGAATTGCGCGACAATGCGGAACTGATCGAACTGGGCGAGGCCGAGGGCGACGCCGAGGTGGTCAGCGATGCCGAAGCCGCGCTGCGGGCGCTGGCGGAACTTGCCGCGCAGAAGGAGCTCGAGGCGCTGCTGAACGGCGAGGCCGACGGCAATGACACCTTCCTGGAAATCAACGCCGGCGCCGGCGGCACCGAAAGCGCCGACTGGGCATCGATGCTGGCGCGCATGTATGTCCGCTGGGCCGAAAAGAAGGGCTATACGGTCGAGCTGCAATCCGAAACACCGGGCGAAGAGGCCGGCATCCGCTCGGCGGCCTACAAGATTTCAGGCCCCAATGCCTATGGCTGGCTGAAGTCGGAATCGGGCGTGCATCGGCTGGTGCGCATCTCGCCCTATGACTCGGCGGCGCGGCGGCATACCTCGTTCAGTTCGGTCTGGGTCTATCCGGTGGTCGATGACAATATCGAGATCGTCATTCCCGACAACGAAATCCGCATCGATACCTATCGTTCGTCGGGGGCCGGGGGCCAGCACGTCAACACCACCGATTCCGCCGTGCGCATCACCCACCTGCCCACTGGCATCGTGGTGACCAGTTCGGAAAAATCCCAGCACCAGAACCGCGCCAACGCCATGGCCGCGCTGAAGGCGCGCCTGTATCAGATGGAACTGGACAAGCGGAATGCCGAGATAAATGCCCAGCACGCCGCCAAGGGCGAGGCGGGATGGGGCAACCAGATCCGTTCCTATGTCCTGCACCCCTATCAGATGGTCAAGGATCTGCGGACCGGGCATGAAACCTCGGACACGCAGGGCGTGCTGGATGGGGATCTGGATGCCTTCATGGCGGCAACTCTGGCCATGGATGTGGCGGGCAAATCCCGCGCCGAGGCGCAGGCCGAGGATTGA
- a CDS encoding patatin-like phospholipase family protein, whose product MGVKRINLALQGGGAHGAFAWGVLDRLLDETDIEIRAISGTSAGALNGAALAAGLACGPGRRGRQAARENLAYLWSQVGQISDNSVVRWLYSMFPVPRGWQRLTEILSPVAWLESFTRVFSPYDSGPFYTNPLRGILCDMPHPRLGRPEGPSLFVTATNVRTGLVRIFGETEVTVDAILASACLPELFRAVEIDDPLTGRREAYWDGGYSGNPALFPLYRPDLPRDIVIVNINPMQREIVPRTPAAIQDRVNEISFNAALLAELRAINFVKRLFAEERLTGRPMKNVLLHSIMDDDLMNSLSASTKLIPKPGLLQRMHDAGAAAADRFIAEHADKLGERDSYDLSKLFGPRR is encoded by the coding sequence ATGGGCGTGAAACGCATAAATCTGGCACTTCAGGGCGGGGGCGCGCATGGCGCCTTTGCCTGGGGTGTGCTCGACCGGCTGCTGGATGAAACCGACATCGAGATTCGCGCGATCAGCGGCACCTCGGCCGGGGCGCTGAACGGGGCGGCGCTGGCGGCGGGACTGGCCTGTGGGCCGGGCCGGCGCGGGCGTCAGGCAGCACGCGAAAACCTGGCCTATCTGTGGTCGCAGGTCGGCCAGATCAGCGACAACAGCGTGGTGCGCTGGCTTTATTCGATGTTTCCGGTGCCTCGCGGCTGGCAGCGCCTGACCGAAATCCTTTCTCCGGTCGCCTGGCTTGAATCCTTTACCAGAGTGTTCAGCCCCTATGACAGCGGGCCGTTCTATACCAACCCGTTGCGCGGCATCCTGTGCGACATGCCCCATCCGCGCCTGGGCCGTCCCGAGGGGCCGTCGCTGTTCGTGACCGCGACCAATGTGCGCACCGGTCTGGTGCGCATCTTTGGCGAAACCGAAGTGACGGTCGATGCGATCCTGGCCTCGGCCTGCCTGCCGGAACTGTTCCGCGCGGTGGAAATCGACGACCCGCTGACCGGCCGGCGCGAGGCCTATTGGGACGGCGGCTATTCGGGCAATCCGGCGCTGTTCCCGCTGTATCGTCCCGATCTGCCGCGCGACATCGTGATCGTGAACATCAATCCGATGCAGCGCGAAATCGTGCCGCGCACCCCGGCGGCGATTCAGGATCGCGTGAACGAGATCAGTTTCAACGCCGCCCTGCTGGCCGAGCTGCGTGCCATCAATTTCGTCAAGCGTCTGTTTGCCGAGGAGCGGCTGACCGGGCGCCCGATGAAGAACGTGCTGCTGCATTCGATCATGGACGATGATCTGATGAACTCGCTCAGCGCCAGCACCAAGCTGATCCCCAAACCCGGATTGCTGCAACGCATGCATGACGCGGGCGCGGCGGCGGCTGACCGTTTCATCGCCGAACACGCCGACAAGCTGGGAGAGCGCGATTCCTACGACCTGTCGAAGCTCTTCGGCCCACGCCGCTAG
- a CDS encoding pseudouridine-5'-phosphate glycosidase — protein MNPLIDLSPSVSAALAAGKPVVALESTIITHGMPYPQNLQIARQIEQAVREEAAEPATIAVMNGRIRVGLDETTLSALAATPRDRVMKLSRADLPACLALGATGTTTVAATMICAHLAGIGVFATGGIGGVHRGAERSFDISADLHELARTPVTVVAAGAKAILDLPKTLEVLETLGVPVIACGQDQLPAFWSRESGLPAPLRMDDPGQIARAAQLRQALGMGGGQLVVNPIPAEAEIPRATMLPIIEQALSEAEAQQIAAKAVTPFLLQRIHELTDGRSLAANVALVLSNARLAARIAAAMCRTG, from the coding sequence ATGAACCCATTGATCGATCTGTCGCCATCGGTCAGCGCCGCACTTGCCGCCGGAAAACCGGTGGTCGCGCTGGAATCGACGATCATCACCCATGGCATGCCCTATCCGCAGAACCTGCAGATAGCCCGACAGATCGAACAGGCTGTCCGGGAAGAAGCGGCGGAACCTGCGACGATCGCCGTGATGAATGGTCGTATCCGCGTTGGCCTTGATGAAACGACCCTTTCAGCGCTGGCAGCCACCCCGCGCGACCGGGTCATGAAACTGTCGCGCGCCGATCTGCCAGCATGTCTGGCGCTGGGCGCGACAGGCACCACCACGGTCGCGGCAACGATGATCTGCGCCCATCTGGCAGGGATCGGGGTCTTTGCCACCGGGGGAATCGGCGGTGTCCATCGCGGGGCCGAGCGCAGTTTCGACATTTCCGCCGATCTGCATGAACTTGCCCGCACGCCGGTGACGGTGGTCGCCGCCGGAGCCAAGGCAATCCTTGACCTGCCCAAGACGCTTGAGGTGCTGGAAACCCTGGGGGTGCCGGTGATCGCCTGCGGGCAGGATCAGCTGCCGGCCTTCTGGTCGCGCGAATCGGGTCTGCCTGCACCCTTGCGCATGGACGACCCGGGCCAAATTGCCCGGGCCGCGCAGTTGCGGCAAGCGCTGGGCATGGGCGGCGGTCAGCTGGTGGTGAACCCGATTCCGGCCGAGGCAGAAATTCCCCGCGCCACCATGCTGCCGATCATCGAGCAGGCCCTTTCCGAGGCCGAGGCGCAGCAGATCGCTGCCAAGGCAGTAACCCCGTTTCTTTTGCAACGCATCCATGAACTGACCGACGGCCGGTCACTGGCGGCGAATGTGGCGCTGGTGCTGTCGAACGCGCGCCTTGCCGCGCGCATCGCCGCCGCCATGTGTCGCACGGGATAG
- a CDS encoding PfkB family carbohydrate kinase, producing MHRTTTIICIGAMLWDVIGYSVARLEEGNDVPGRISREPGGVALNVATALARLGLRPAILSAVGRNAPGELLLRAVERKGVDIGWVWREGGQNPDMYLAIESPNGLFAAIADTRGLEAAGAAILSPLRDGRLGSAQDPFVGTMVVDGNLNQSTISVIARDPAFGRASLRAVAASPDKAARLWPLLTGGTTTFHLNLAEAEALTGRSFRSAARAAEAVVALGAQRALVTDGANLVADALRNDATLVQQPEAAPIRRVTGAGDVFLAAHLAAELAGAPRAEALADASRAAANHVAGAELT from the coding sequence ATGCACAGGACGACGACCATCATCTGCATCGGCGCCATGCTATGGGATGTCATCGGTTACAGCGTCGCCCGGCTTGAGGAAGGGAACGATGTGCCAGGCCGGATTTCCCGTGAACCCGGCGGCGTGGCGCTGAATGTGGCGACTGCGCTGGCGCGGCTTGGGCTGCGTCCGGCCATCCTCTCGGCGGTCGGGCGCAATGCACCGGGCGAACTGCTGTTGCGCGCCGTCGAAAGGAAGGGGGTCGACATCGGCTGGGTGTGGCGCGAAGGCGGCCAGAACCCCGACATGTATCTTGCCATCGAAAGCCCGAATGGGCTTTTTGCCGCGATTGCCGACACGCGCGGCCTCGAGGCGGCAGGCGCGGCGATCCTGTCGCCATTGCGCGACGGGCGGCTGGGCAGCGCCCAGGATCCGTTTGTCGGGACGATGGTGGTCGACGGCAATCTGAACCAGTCCACGATTTCCGTGATTGCCCGCGACCCGGCCTTTGGACGGGCGTCCTTGCGGGCAGTGGCGGCCAGCCCGGACAAGGCCGCACGGCTATGGCCCTTGCTGACCGGGGGGACCACAACATTTCATCTGAACCTCGCCGAGGCCGAGGCGCTGACCGGCCGCAGCTTTCGCAGCGCCGCGCGTGCGGCCGAGGCGGTCGTGGCGCTGGGGGCGCAGCGGGCGCTGGTCACCGACGGGGCCAATCTTGTCGCCGATGCGTTGCGTAACGATGCAACCCTGGTTCAGCAGCCCGAAGCCGCTCCCATTCGCCGGGTTACCGGGGCCGGCGACGTGTTTCTGGCAGCGCATCTGGCGGCAGAACTGGCCGGCGCCCCCCGGGCCGAGGCTCTGGCCGATGCCAGCCGCGCCGCCGCGAACCATGTCGCAGGGGCGGAGTTGACATGA
- a CDS encoding bifunctional 2',3'-cyclic-nucleotide 2'-phosphodiesterase/3'-nucleotidase, with product MHILAYDYFADRPAGGIGLSRAAVVIEEMRAQQPNNLLFDNGDCLQGNPMGDVLAEQGKLMAQRPHPAVLAMNALRYDAITLGNHDFNFGLDFLNRSLRGARFPVVASNLRLHRPLPVCSQALLHRDFRDHAGALRRLRVGVLGFLPPQTVEWEPALRQQIAVQDIVTAARTGIAALKAQGADLIIALAHSGIGAADPGPMAENAATALAQLPGIDAIVAGHTHRVFPSASHPAGPLIDPTRGSLAGKPAVMPGFWGSHLGVIDLQLHSQGDRWTVAGFACRAHPVTAPTGHPLVAAPVLDAHRHTLRHLRRRIGRTERPLSSYLSLIGNDPALRLVTMAQRWHARRALRGTRWQDMPILSAAAPFRAGGRSGPDHYTDVPAGRLTLRSIADLYMFPNRLCALQLTGNEVREWLERAASLFLTVCPGQPDQPLIDPDFPTYNFDIVDGVTWQIDLSAPARYQPDGRLRDEKARRVRHLAFRGAPLRADQPFILVTNSYRLSRHGLFAPLIADRPVLLDSTTRTREVLRRYVARRRKIAPSPDIGWSFAPMPGTSVLFPTGPGVLPHLESDRRRLEPAGMDENGFLQLRLHL from the coding sequence ATGCACATTCTGGCATATGATTATTTTGCCGATCGTCCAGCGGGGGGCATTGGCTTGTCGCGCGCCGCCGTGGTGATCGAGGAGATGCGCGCCCAACAGCCGAACAACCTGCTGTTCGACAATGGCGATTGCCTTCAGGGCAACCCAATGGGCGATGTCCTGGCAGAACAGGGCAAGCTCATGGCACAACGTCCGCATCCGGCGGTTCTGGCCATGAACGCCTTGCGCTATGACGCGATCACCCTGGGCAACCACGATTTCAATTTTGGTCTGGACTTCCTCAATCGCAGCTTGCGAGGGGCGCGTTTTCCGGTGGTGGCCAGCAACCTGCGCCTGCATCGGCCGCTGCCGGTATGCAGCCAGGCCCTGTTGCACCGCGACTTTCGCGACCATGCCGGAGCACTGCGGCGCTTGCGGGTGGGGGTCCTGGGGTTTCTGCCGCCGCAGACGGTCGAATGGGAACCCGCATTGCGTCAACAGATTGCAGTCCAGGACATCGTGACAGCGGCCCGAACCGGCATTGCTGCACTCAAGGCACAGGGCGCCGATCTGATCATTGCGCTGGCCCATAGCGGTATCGGTGCGGCCGATCCGGGGCCGATGGCCGAAAATGCGGCTACGGCACTTGCCCAACTGCCCGGCATAGATGCGATCGTCGCCGGGCATACGCATCGGGTCTTTCCTTCGGCAAGCCATCCTGCCGGTCCCCTTATCGACCCGACGAGAGGATCGCTGGCGGGCAAGCCGGCGGTCATGCCCGGATTCTGGGGCTCGCATCTGGGCGTGATCGATCTGCAATTGCACAGCCAGGGGGATCGCTGGACCGTCGCAGGTTTTGCCTGCCGCGCGCATCCGGTGACGGCCCCGACAGGGCATCCGTTGGTGGCCGCACCGGTGCTTGACGCCCATCGCCATACACTGCGCCACCTGCGCCGACGCATCGGACGAACGGAAAGACCGCTCAGCAGCTATCTTTCGCTGATCGGCAATGACCCCGCCCTTCGCCTTGTCACCATGGCGCAGCGCTGGCATGCGCGCCGCGCGCTTCGCGGCACACGCTGGCAGGACATGCCGATCCTTTCGGCTGCCGCGCCGTTTCGTGCCGGGGGCCGCAGCGGTCCAGATCACTATACCGACGTGCCGGCGGGGCGATTGACGCTGCGCAGCATCGCCGATCTCTACATGTTTCCAAATCGGCTGTGTGCGCTGCAATTGACCGGAAACGAGGTTCGCGAATGGCTCGAACGGGCGGCCAGCCTGTTCTTGACCGTTTGCCCCGGTCAGCCGGATCAACCGCTGATCGATCCTGATTTCCCGACCTACAATTTCGACATCGTCGATGGGGTGACATGGCAGATCGATCTGAGTGCCCCTGCCCGATACCAGCCAGATGGTCGGTTGCGTGACGAAAAGGCGCGTCGTGTGCGGCATCTGGCGTTCAGGGGCGCGCCGTTACGTGCCGATCAGCCATTCATCCTTGTCACCAACAGCTATCGATTGTCCCGACACGGTCTGTTCGCACCGCTGATCGCGGATCGACCGGTGCTGCTGGACAGCACCACCCGCACACGCGAAGTTCTGCGCCGTTATGTGGCGCGCCGGCGCAAGATCGCCCCATCGCCCGACATCGGCTGGAGCTTTGCGCCGATGCCGGGAACTTCTGTCCTGTTCCCCACCGGTCCCGGCGTCCTGCCCCATCTGGAAAGCGACCGGCGCCGGCTCGAGCCGGCCGGGATGGACGAAAACGGCTTTCTGCAGCTGCGCCTGCATCTTTGA
- a CDS encoding SRPBCC family protein, giving the protein MKFSTRQDTDLSAEQLFQAISSMDAIERLLTQRGASVRRLADGNSRGLGRRWQIGFDWRGKARDITVEVTEVTVPQTVVMRGQSEQFDVTIRMTVIGLGSGKSRLIFETELLPRNMKARLLLQTAKLGKPKLDARFAERIAGFVNRLCAVGGV; this is encoded by the coding sequence ATGAAGTTCTCGACCCGTCAGGACACCGACCTTTCCGCCGAGCAACTGTTTCAGGCCATAAGCTCCATGGATGCGATCGAACGATTGCTGACACAGCGGGGCGCATCGGTTCGGCGTCTGGCAGATGGAAACTCCCGTGGCCTTGGACGGCGCTGGCAGATCGGTTTCGACTGGCGTGGCAAGGCACGCGACATCACCGTCGAGGTTACCGAGGTGACGGTGCCGCAAACCGTTGTTATGCGAGGCCAGTCAGAACAGTTCGATGTCACCATCCGCATGACGGTGATAGGCTTGGGCTCCGGCAAGTCGCGGCTGATCTTTGAAACGGAACTGTTGCCGCGCAACATGAAGGCCCGGCTGCTGCTACAGACCGCAAAACTGGGCAAGCCCAAGCTGGATGCCAGATTTGCCGAACGCATCGCCGGTTTCGTCAACCGGCTTTGTGCGGTCGGCGGCGTCTGA
- a CDS encoding prephenate dehydratase, with amino-acid sequence MNHDPSRKVIAFQGEPGAYSHQACRSYRPDMEPLPCRTFEDTIDAVHSGRAELAMLPVENSTYGRVADIHHLLPESGLHIIDEGFVRVRIALLAVPGARLDDIRQAMSHPVLLGQCRGFLRRHDIRGLVGPDTAGSAMQVAQRGDKALAALAAPLAGEIYGLDVLASGIEDRQNNTTRFLIMAREPDFSRRRNAMGEDKMMTTFVFRVRNLPAALYKAMGGFATNGVNMTKLESYMVDGIFTATQFYADIEGHPEDANVARALEELRYFTSSLSILGVYPADPLRAAQQGAQIGTAG; translated from the coding sequence ATGAACCATGATCCGTCCCGCAAGGTCATCGCCTTTCAGGGCGAACCGGGTGCCTACAGCCACCAGGCCTGTCGCAGCTATCGCCCGGACATGGAGCCCCTGCCCTGCCGCACCTTCGAGGACACGATCGACGCCGTTCACAGCGGCCGCGCCGAACTGGCCATGCTGCCGGTCGAAAACTCGACCTATGGACGGGTGGCAGACATCCACCACCTCCTGCCGGAAAGCGGCCTGCACATCATCGACGAAGGTTTCGTGCGGGTCCGTATCGCCTTGCTGGCAGTGCCCGGCGCCAGGCTGGACGACATCCGTCAGGCGATGAGCCACCCGGTCCTGCTGGGGCAGTGCCGCGGCTTCCTGCGCCGTCACGACATCCGCGGGCTGGTGGGGCCCGATACCGCCGGCTCGGCCATGCAGGTGGCCCAGCGTGGCGACAAGGCGCTGGCGGCACTGGCCGCACCGCTTGCCGGGGAAATCTATGGGCTCGACGTTCTGGCCTCGGGGATCGAGGACCGGCAGAACAACACCACACGCTTTCTGATCATGGCGCGTGAGCCTGACTTTTCGCGCCGCCGCAACGCCATGGGCGAGGACAAGATGATGACGACATTTGTCTTTCGGGTGCGCAACCTGCCGGCGGCGCTATACAAGGCCATGGGCGGATTCGCCACCAACGGCGTCAACATGACAAAGCTTGAAAGCTATATGGTGGATGGAATCTTCACCGCCACCCAGTTCTATGCCGACATCGAAGGGCACCCCGAGGATGCGAATGTCGCCAGAGCCCTGGAGGAACTGCGGTATTTCACTTCGAGCCTCTCGATCCTGGGCGTATATCCGGCGGACCCGTTGCGTGCCGCGCAGCAAGGCGCCCAGATCGGGACCGCAGGCTAG
- a CDS encoding c-type cytochrome, which translates to MFDTMTITKAAGALIGSLLFLLLMNWAASGIFHVGPAGHGDEEHAQAYTIPVEEAAGGGEETADAGPDFATVMASADAAAGEKVYGKCKACHKLDGTDGTGPHLNGVVGRAVASVGGFNYSDGMKAHGGDWTPEALQEFLTNPKAVVKGTKMAFAGLPKVEDRANLIAYLATQK; encoded by the coding sequence ATGTTCGACACCATGACCATCACCAAGGCTGCCGGGGCGCTGATCGGCTCGCTTCTGTTCCTTTTGCTGATGAATTGGGCAGCTTCGGGCATCTTTCACGTCGGGCCGGCGGGCCATGGCGATGAAGAGCACGCGCAGGCCTATACAATTCCGGTCGAAGAGGCTGCGGGCGGTGGTGAGGAAACTGCCGATGCCGGCCCCGATTTCGCCACGGTGATGGCATCGGCCGATGCCGCAGCGGGCGAAAAGGTCTATGGCAAGTGCAAGGCCTGCCACAAGCTGGACGGCACCGATGGCACCGGTCCGCATCTGAACGGGGTCGTCGGTCGTGCGGTCGCAAGCGTGGGCGGGTTCAACTACTCTGACGGGATGAAGGCCCACGGCGGGGACTGGACGCCCGAGGCCTTGCAGGAATTCCTGACCAATCCCAAGGCGGTCGTGAAGGGCACGAAAATGGCTTTCGCCGGTCTGCCCAAGGTCGAGGATCGTGCCAACCTGATCGCCTACCTGGCAACGCAGAAGTAA
- a CDS encoding extracellular solute-binding protein has protein sequence MTISFLRHAPLAVLLALSPLVAQAQETQAQKPATIVSHGIATFGAPELPADYPHLRYVNPDAPKGGEISQWAIGGFDSYNPFTHRGRAGAMSVMMLERLMEDPADERGSSYCLLCETIEYPESRDWVIFHLRPEARFSDGTPLTAHDVLFSFELLRDKGLSSYRTGIAKMVAKAQVIDEHTIKFIFQPGYPRRDVIQQVGSQIVFSREDFRKNRRDIEQSSTVPFLGSGPYVFDSAEMGRSITLRRNPDYWGKDLPINRGRHNFDKVRVEYFGDYDAAFEAFKAGVYTFRNEVSSIHWATRYDFPAVKSGAVRQEMLPRGDLASGQSWIFNLRRPIWQDIRVRQAIGLMFNFEWSNETLFYGLNTRVNSFWDNSDLAATGKPSPGELALLEPLARHLPDGILTEDAVMQPVSGKTQLDRANLRAASQLLDQAGWKPGPDGMRVNEKGQRLKLEILNDNQSFDRIINPFVQNLRALGVDAVNARVDDAEMTNRTRSHDFDMITTSFNLGFYIGGGTEQVFGSENVGDVFNPMGLANPAIDALIQKGIEATTQEQMDTTIHALDRSLRALRFWVPQWYKADYTLAYYDMYAHPQNMPPYALGELDFWWFDADKAEKLKQSGALR, from the coding sequence ATGACGATTTCCTTTCTGCGACACGCCCCGTTGGCCGTTCTTCTGGCGCTTTCCCCCCTTGTCGCGCAGGCGCAGGAAACGCAGGCGCAGAAACCCGCGACCATCGTTTCGCATGGCATAGCCACCTTCGGCGCGCCGGAACTGCCGGCCGATTATCCGCATCTGCGCTATGTGAACCCCGATGCCCCCAAGGGCGGCGAGATTTCGCAATGGGCGATCGGCGGCTTTGACAGCTACAATCCCTTTACCCATCGCGGCCGTGCCGGCGCCATGTCGGTGATGATGCTGGAACGTCTGATGGAGGATCCGGCCGACGAGCGGGGATCATCCTATTGCCTGCTGTGCGAGACCATCGAATATCCCGAAAGCCGCGATTGGGTGATCTTTCATCTGCGTCCCGAGGCCAGGTTTTCCGATGGCACGCCGCTGACCGCGCATGATGTGCTGTTTTCCTTTGAACTGCTGCGCGACAAGGGGCTGTCATCCTATCGCACCGGCATCGCCAAGATGGTGGCCAAGGCGCAGGTGATCGACGAACATACCATCAAGTTCATCTTCCAGCCCGGCTATCCGCGCCGCGATGTCATCCAGCAGGTCGGCAGCCAGATCGTGTTTTCGCGCGAGGATTTTCGCAAGAACCGCCGCGACATCGAACAGTCCAGTACCGTGCCCTTCCTGGGTTCGGGGCCCTATGTGTTCGACAGTGCGGAAATGGGGCGCTCGATCACGCTGCGCCGCAACCCGGATTACTGGGGCAAGGATCTGCCCATCAATCGCGGCCGGCACAATTTCGACAAGGTGCGGGTCGAGTATTTCGGCGATTACGATGCCGCATTCGAGGCCTTCAAGGCCGGGGTCTATACCTTCCGAAACGAGGTGTCGTCGATCCATTGGGCGACGCGCTATGACTTCCCGGCGGTGAAGTCGGGTGCCGTTCGCCAGGAGATGCTGCCGCGCGGCGATCTGGCCAGCGGCCAAAGCTGGATCTTCAACCTGCGCCGGCCGATCTGGCAGGACATCCGGGTGCGCCAGGCCATCGGGTTGATGTTCAATTTCGAGTGGTCGAACGAAACCTTGTTCTACGGGCTGAACACGCGCGTCAATTCCTTCTGGGATAACAGCGATCTGGCCGCGACGGGAAAACCTTCGCCCGGCGAACTGGCGCTGCTGGAACCGTTGGCCAGGCATTTGCCGGACGGAATCCTGACCGAGGACGCGGTGATGCAGCCGGTATCGGGCAAGACGCAGCTTGATCGGGCCAATCTGCGTGCGGCCTCGCAACTGCTGGATCAGGCCGGGTGGAAACCCGGTCCCGACGGCATGCGCGTCAACGAAAAGGGGCAGCGGCTGAAGCTGGAGATCCTGAACGACAACCAAAGCTTCGACCGCATCATCAACCCCTTTGTCCAGAACCTGCGCGCGCTGGGGGTCGACGCGGTCAATGCCCGCGTTGATGACGCAGAAATGACGAACCGCACCCGCAGCCATGATTTCGACATGATCACCACCAGTTTCAATCTGGGTTTCTATATTGGCGGCGGGACCGAGCAGGTGTTCGGGTCGGAAAATGTCGGCGATGTGTTCAACCCCATGGGCCTGGCCAATCCCGCCATCGACGCGCTGATCCAGAAGGGGATCGAGGCGACAACCCAGGAACAGATGGATACCACCATCCACGCGCTGGACCGCAGCCTGCGGGCGCTGCGGTTCTGGGTGCCGCAGTGGTACAAGGCAGATTACACGCTGGCCTACTACGACATGTATGCCCACCCCCAGAACATGCCCCCCTATGCGCTGGGTGAACTTGATTTCTGGTGGTTTGACGCGGATAAGGCAGAAAAACTGAAACAATCCGGCGCGCTGCGCTAG
- a CDS encoding microcin C ABC transporter permease YejB — protein MAAYILRRLLLIIPTLIGIMLVNFTLTQFVPGGPIEQIIARVQGEGDALRNISGGGDAQAAQSSEYAGARGIPPELLDQLEVQMGFARIVCTADHQGEPDLKSPDCHKEKLGAVERFLIMMGNYLRFDFGVSFFRSISVIDLVLEKMPVSITLGLWSTLIAYIVSIPLGIRKAVRHGTPFDTWTSGAIIVGYAIPAFLFAVLLMVLFAGGSYWQIFPLRGLTSENFDQLSLWGKVKDYLWHIALPVTATTISSFATLTLLTKNSFLDEIGKQYVMTARAKGLTERKVLYGHVFRNAMLIVIAGFPAMFLGVFFGSSILIETIFSLDGLGRLGFEAAVQRDYPVIFGTLYVFGLLGLLVGILSDLMYVLVDPRIDFERRAH, from the coding sequence ATGGCAGCCTATATTCTGCGGCGTTTGCTGCTGATCATTCCCACGCTGATCGGCATCATGCTGGTCAACTTCACCCTGACGCAATTCGTGCCGGGCGGGCCGATCGAACAGATCATCGCCCGCGTTCAGGGCGAAGGCGACGCCTTGCGCAACATCTCGGGCGGCGGCGACGCGCAGGCGGCGCAGAGCAGCGAATATGCCGGCGCGCGCGGCATCCCGCCCGAACTGCTGGATCAGCTCGAGGTGCAGATGGGCTTTGCCCGGATCGTTTGCACAGCCGACCATCAGGGCGAACCGGACCTGAAATCGCCCGATTGCCACAAGGAAAAGCTGGGGGCTGTCGAACGCTTTCTGATCATGATGGGCAATTACCTGCGCTTTGACTTTGGCGTCAGCTTTTTCCGCTCGATTTCGGTGATCGACCTGGTGCTGGAAAAGATGCCGGTGTCGATCACGCTGGGGCTGTGGTCGACGCTGATCGCCTATATCGTGTCGATCCCCCTGGGCATCCGCAAGGCGGTGCGCCACGGCACCCCCTTCGATACCTGGACCTCGGGCGCGATCATCGTGGGCTATGCCATCCCGGCGTTTCTTTTCGCGGTGCTGCTGATGGTGCTGTTTGCTGGCGGCAGCTATTGGCAGATCTTTCCGCTACGGGGGCTGACCTCGGAAAACTTCGATCAGCTCAGCCTGTGGGGCAAGGTCAAGGACTATCTGTGGCACATCGCCCTGCCGGTGACGGCGACGACGATTTCCAGCTTTGCCACCCTGACGCTGCTGACCAAGAACAGCTTCCTTGACGAAATCGGCAAGCAATACGTCATGACCGCCCGCGCCAAGGGCCTGACCGAGCGCAAGGTGCTTTACGGGCATGTGTTCCGCAACGCGATGCTGATCGTGATCGCAGGCTTTCCGGCGATGTTTCTGGGGGTGTTCTTTGGCTCGTCCATCCTGATCGAGACGATCTTTTCGCTGGACGGGCTGGGCCGGCTGGGCTTCGAGGCGGCGGTGCAGCGCGATTATCCGGTGATTTTCGGCACGCTTTACGTCTTTGGCCTGCTGGGGTTGCTGGTGGGCATCCTGTCGGACCTGATGTATGTTCTGGTCGATCCCCGCATCGACTTCGAGCGGAGGGCGCATTGA